A section of the Labrus mixtus chromosome 15, fLabMix1.1, whole genome shotgun sequence genome encodes:
- the LOC132989290 gene encoding cyclin-dependent kinase 16-like isoform X5 codes for MYSHTPLVVFSGITPLLPLGIHTAAAIWLIIAGRDSCVYKRKPVGPGGTIEKMDRMKIIKRRLSMSLRSARPVDDSLSELAEQMALDEPSTARDNGIVHENVKMGSDGESDQASGTSSDEVQSPVRVRMRNNHHRRISNEDINKRLSLPADIRLPEGYLEKFAMNSPPFDKPMSRRLRRASLSEIGFGKLETYIKLDKLGEGTYATVFKGRSKLTDNLVALKEIRLEHEEGAPCTAIREVSLLKDLKHANIVTLHDIIHTDKCLTLVFEYLEKDLKQYMDDCGNIMSVHNVKIFLFQLLRGLAYCHRRKVLHRDLKPQNLLINEKGELKLADFGLARAKSVPTKTYSNEVVTLWYRPPDVLLGSTEYSTPIDMWGVGCIFYEMITGRPLFPGSTVEDELHLIFRILGTPTEETWPGSTTSEEFKTYNFPQYNAEPLVNHAPRIDSDGHDLLSMLLQFEAKKRVSAEDALRQSYFRSLGEEVQTLADTASIFSVKGIQLQKDPGKRSSVYPESAMAHKLGSAPSQYFQREAANPRAQSHNLSSTSTG; via the exons GCCTGTGGGCCCTGGTGGTACCATTGAGAAGATGGACAGGATGAAGATAATCAAGCGGAGGCTGTCCATGTCTCTACGTAGCGCTCGGCCAGTCGACGACTCGCTATCAGAACTGGCAGAACAGATGGCCTTGGACGAGCCATCCACAGCCAGGGACAATG GTATTGTCCATGAGAATGTGAAGATGGGTTCAGATGGGGAGAGCGACCAGGCATCAGGGACATCTTCTGATGAGGTCCAGAGTCCAGTCAGGGTCCGCATGCGGAACAACCACCATCGGCGCATCTCTAATGAG GACATCAACAAGCGTTTGTCTCTCCCGGCTGATATCAGGCTACCGGAGGGCTACTTGGAGAAGTTTGCCATGAACAGCCCGCCTTTCGACAAGCCCATGAGCCGCAGGCTACGACGCGCTTCATTG TCTGAAATCGGCTTTGGGAAACTTGAGACCTACATCAAACTGGATAAACTAGGGGAG GGGACCTATGCTACAGTGTTTAAGGGGCGAAGCAAGTTAACAGACAACTTAGTAGCTCTGAAGGAGATCCGGCTGGAGCATGAGGAGGGTGCGCCCTGCACTGCCATCAGAGAAG TGTCTCTACTGAAAGACTTGAAGCACGCCAATATTGTCACTCTCCATGACATTATCCACACTGACAAGTGCCTGACACTCGTGTTTGAGTATCTG GAAAAAGATCTGAAGCAGTACATGGATGACTGCGGGAACATCATGAGTGTTCACAATGTCAAG ATATTTCTCTTCCAGCTGTTGCGAGGTCTGGCATACTGCCACAGAAGGAAGGTCCTCCACAGAGACCTTAAACCTCAGAACCTGCTGATCAATGAAAAGGGAGAGCTCAAACTGGCAGACTTTG GTTTGGCGAGAGCCAAGTCTGTTCCCACAAAGACCTACTCCAATGAAGTTGTGACATTATGGTACAGACCACCCGATGTTCTTCTAGGCTCCACTGAGTACTCCACACCCATTGATATGTG GGGTGTTGGATGCATCTTTTATGAAATGATCACTGGCAGACCTCTCTTCCCTGGATCCACTGTGGAGGATGAGCTTCATCTCATATTTCGTATCCTAG GTACCCCCACAGAAGAGACTTGGCCTGGTAGCACGACCAGTGAAGAGTTCAAGACGTACAATTTCCCCCAGTACAATGCAGAGCCTCTCGTCAACCACGCACCaag GATAGACAGTGATGGTCATGACTTGCTCTCAATGCTTCTACAG tTTGAGGCTAAGAAACGGGTATCAGCTGAGGATGCTCTCAGACAATCGTATTTCAGGAGCCTCGGGGAGGAGGTTCAAACACTGGCTGACA CTGCCTCAATCTTCTCTGTAAAGGGCATTCAGCTACAGAAAGATCCAGGGAAAAGGTCCTCTGTCTACCCAGAGTCAG cgatgGCCCATAAGCTAGGCTCCGCACCCTCGCAGTACTTCCAGAGAGAAGCAGCCAATCCCAGGGCTCAGAGTCACAATCTGTCTTCCACTTCCACTGGCTGA